The proteins below are encoded in one region of Leptospira johnsonii:
- a CDS encoding transglutaminase family protein, which produces MSLLVSLTHETSYEYDRPVALSPHIIRLRPAPHSRTRIVSYSLLVEPSEQFLNWQQDPFGNYQARLVFPKKTEKLKILVDLVAEIQVINPFDFFLEPDAEETPFIYSDALRKELLPYLSATDGSNALANYISGLRKDGILKSKRTVDFLVGLNQRVYQDVSYVIRMEPGVQTCTETLERRSGSCRDSAFLLVQILRHIGLASRFVSGYLIQLKPDEVSLHGPSGAKEDFTDLHAWAEVFLPGAGWVGLDPTSGLFAGEGHIPLAAVPEPGSASPVFGYSDPAESKFGFRMEVKRFQESPRVTKPYSDPTWDRVLKLGKDLDAKCKKNDIRVSIGGEPTFISDTSRQDPQWNTLAIGKEKLELGETLLTRLRKKFSPGSLVQVTQGKWYPGEPLPRWSLNVFWRKDGETLWKNEGLFSSSSEKEKKDLDKDLISSESFGEEVCKTLGISPKHMVPLYEDGFYYLWKEGQLPEWKDPKSQDFNSEDFSFEALERKKVLSLMDRDFKIKKAIAIPLQFNYTKSEWESSEWKYKRERLYLMPGDSPAGFRLPFSSISENFRPNAILTDLSKSKKLRSRKDLDSILTKRSSKEPKFFPEGKDLPIRTTLVIEPRLGSIHVFLPPVEGLEPWLDLISSLEFASEKSGVQIVLEGYEPPSDARLGLFRITPDPGVLEVNLHPSSNFKELEEKTRILYEEAKDLGLSAEKFQVDGRHTGTGGGNHITVGAMSPEDSPFLRRPDLLRSLVSYWQHHPSLSYLFSGLFIGPTSQAPRLDEGRDEILYEYELASSQLDKIKEPNPWLVDRLFRNLLVDLTGNTHRAEISIDKLYPPSGPRLGLVELRGFEMPPHYKMSVVQQLLVLSLLCRFWEKPYVKSPIHWGTELHDRFLLPHYVWSDFKDVLKDLKDHGFAFQEEEFLPFFEFRFPVYGKTQREEVFLELRMALEPWNVLGEESSSFGTSRSVDSALERLQVKVEGWSDRYLLSCNGYEVPLKGTGRKGEAVSGIRFKAWNPVFTLHPNLPVHTPLVFDVWDSWSSRPLGGCRYYVSHPGGRAYDTFPVNSYEAESRRISRFLADGHSALDGSEPKRLKQSSGYTMDLRWIE; this is translated from the coding sequence ATGTCCTTATTAGTGTCTCTCACTCACGAAACTTCTTACGAATATGACAGGCCTGTTGCTTTATCCCCTCATATCATTCGATTGAGGCCGGCTCCTCATTCCAGGACTAGGATCGTTTCTTATTCTCTTTTGGTAGAACCTTCCGAACAATTTTTAAACTGGCAACAAGATCCTTTCGGGAATTACCAAGCAAGATTGGTATTTCCTAAGAAGACTGAAAAATTAAAAATACTCGTGGATCTGGTGGCGGAGATCCAAGTCATCAATCCATTCGATTTTTTCTTGGAGCCTGACGCAGAAGAAACTCCTTTTATTTATTCGGATGCTTTAAGGAAGGAACTTCTTCCTTACTTAAGCGCCACAGATGGGAGTAACGCACTCGCTAATTATATTTCCGGCTTACGAAAAGACGGCATTCTAAAATCAAAGCGCACAGTGGACTTCTTGGTTGGCTTAAATCAAAGAGTTTACCAGGACGTTTCTTATGTGATCCGAATGGAACCAGGAGTCCAGACCTGTACGGAAACTTTGGAAAGACGATCTGGTTCTTGCAGAGACTCTGCATTTTTACTCGTTCAGATCTTAAGACATATCGGTCTCGCATCTAGATTTGTTTCCGGTTATTTGATCCAATTAAAACCAGACGAGGTTTCCCTCCATGGGCCTTCCGGAGCAAAGGAAGATTTTACCGACCTTCATGCATGGGCGGAGGTGTTCCTACCAGGAGCAGGCTGGGTGGGTTTGGACCCAACTTCCGGATTATTTGCTGGAGAAGGTCATATTCCTTTGGCGGCTGTTCCCGAACCCGGAAGCGCTTCTCCTGTATTCGGATATTCAGATCCGGCAGAGTCCAAGTTCGGATTCAGGATGGAGGTCAAAAGATTTCAGGAATCCCCCAGGGTCACTAAACCTTATTCGGATCCTACTTGGGATAGAGTATTAAAGCTTGGAAAGGATCTGGATGCTAAATGCAAAAAAAATGATATTCGCGTTTCTATCGGTGGAGAACCCACTTTTATTTCGGATACTTCCAGGCAGGATCCTCAGTGGAACACTCTTGCAATTGGAAAAGAAAAACTAGAGTTAGGCGAAACACTTCTCACTAGGCTTCGTAAAAAATTTTCACCCGGTTCTTTGGTCCAGGTGACCCAAGGAAAATGGTATCCTGGAGAACCTTTGCCTCGCTGGTCCTTGAACGTTTTTTGGAGAAAGGACGGGGAGACATTATGGAAGAACGAAGGATTATTCTCTTCTTCTTCCGAAAAAGAAAAAAAAGATTTAGATAAGGACTTAATATCATCCGAGAGTTTCGGAGAAGAAGTTTGTAAAACCTTAGGAATTTCTCCCAAACATATGGTCCCTTTGTACGAGGACGGTTTTTATTATTTATGGAAAGAAGGGCAACTTCCCGAATGGAAGGATCCTAAGAGCCAGGATTTTAATTCGGAGGATTTTTCTTTCGAAGCCTTAGAGAGGAAGAAGGTTCTCTCCTTGATGGATCGAGACTTCAAGATCAAAAAAGCGATCGCAATTCCATTACAATTTAATTATACAAAATCGGAATGGGAAAGTTCTGAGTGGAAATATAAAAGAGAAAGATTATATTTGATGCCGGGAGACAGTCCCGCCGGTTTTAGGTTGCCTTTTTCTTCGATCTCGGAGAATTTCCGGCCGAATGCGATTCTTACGGATCTATCCAAGAGTAAAAAATTACGCTCTCGAAAGGATCTGGATTCTATTTTAACTAAAAGATCTTCTAAAGAACCAAAATTTTTTCCGGAAGGAAAAGATCTTCCGATCCGTACTACTTTGGTCATTGAGCCGAGACTTGGTTCTATTCATGTATTCCTGCCTCCTGTCGAAGGATTGGAACCTTGGTTGGATCTGATCTCTTCTTTGGAATTTGCTTCCGAAAAGTCAGGAGTACAGATCGTTTTAGAAGGTTATGAACCTCCTTCCGATGCAAGGTTAGGTCTATTTCGGATAACGCCAGATCCGGGAGTATTAGAAGTAAATTTACATCCTTCTTCTAATTTCAAAGAGCTGGAAGAGAAGACCCGTATCTTATATGAAGAAGCAAAGGATCTAGGCTTAAGTGCGGAAAAATTCCAGGTCGATGGAAGACATACAGGAACTGGAGGTGGAAATCATATCACTGTAGGTGCCATGTCTCCGGAAGACAGTCCATTCTTGCGAAGACCCGACCTTCTTCGCAGTTTGGTAAGTTATTGGCAGCATCATCCTTCTCTTTCTTATCTTTTTTCCGGTCTGTTTATCGGCCCTACCTCCCAGGCTCCGAGGTTGGACGAGGGTAGGGATGAAATATTATACGAATATGAATTAGCTTCTTCTCAATTAGATAAAATTAAAGAACCAAATCCTTGGCTTGTGGACCGTCTTTTCCGGAACCTGCTTGTGGACCTAACTGGGAATACTCATAGAGCAGAAATTTCTATAGACAAACTGTATCCACCGTCCGGGCCTCGTTTGGGTCTTGTGGAACTAAGAGGATTTGAAATGCCTCCTCATTATAAGATGAGCGTGGTGCAACAACTCTTGGTCTTATCTTTACTCTGCAGATTTTGGGAAAAACCGTATGTAAAGTCCCCTATCCATTGGGGAACGGAGCTGCATGATCGTTTTCTTCTTCCTCATTATGTTTGGAGCGATTTTAAGGATGTTCTGAAAGATCTAAAAGATCATGGATTTGCATTCCAAGAAGAGGAGTTCCTACCATTTTTCGAATTTCGTTTTCCTGTGTATGGCAAAACACAAAGAGAAGAAGTATTCTTAGAACTTAGAATGGCATTAGAGCCTTGGAATGTTCTCGGTGAAGAGTCGTCTTCTTTCGGAACTTCCAGATCAGTGGACTCTGCATTAGAAAGATTGCAAGTAAAGGTAGAAGGTTGGAGCGATCGTTATCTTCTCAGCTGCAATGGCTACGAGGTTCCTCTCAAAGGCACCGGCAGAAAAGGAGAAGCTGTTTCCGGAATTCGTTTCAAGGCTTGGAATCCTGTATTCACTCTACATCCGAATCTTCCGGTCCATACTCCCTTGGTGTTTGATGTTTGGGACAGTTGGTCTTCTCGTCCCTTAGGTGGTTGTCGTTATTATGTTTCTCATCCAGGCGGAAGAGCATACGATACATTCCCCGTAAATTCATATGAAGCCGAGTCCCGCAGGATCTCCAGATTTTTAGCGGATGGTCATTCTGCCCTAGATGGTTCCGAGCCAAAACGATTGAAACAATCGAGCGGTTATACAATGGACCTTCGTTGGATTGAATAA
- a CDS encoding imelysin family protein, giving the protein MRQNNSVQSRRFGRFFRIKKTILAAWIILSIFLLSILISCSHKNSASGAANTNGYLYQMFNSFDPRSLLQNLGNNIIPPLFTNLETSRLALVNATNDLCVTDSLAAAQAAWIAHKSDLKKVEPFRFGSTLAYFSRMDPFLINYLTVSPPSTTEGLDVLDSFTVGDLSDAQQAIGQMKNMEKGISAIEYLLFSRPGVNRGTAPSCSDFPSAPDGKAALLRALVLEYSGHVQNVTTAWDVSGTNPLGTQLATAGNGTSATFPSSDAALDAVFAGAVQLLTIMKDGKLEIPAGLSGGGNGSSPKSDRAESRFSGQSFQNLIDNFTIFKAIYTGNGTGTGLSDYVKFYSPELDEEIKGEMAELEEHLGDITPSLSPSDPSTAWGSSNAANFTAIKSSIEELGELLTILNTELAALTGSSPISGGPGGDGD; this is encoded by the coding sequence ATGCGACAAAACAATTCTGTTCAAAGCAGACGATTCGGCAGGTTTTTCAGGATCAAAAAGACTATCCTTGCTGCTTGGATCATTCTAAGTATTTTCTTACTTTCCATTCTTATTTCCTGCTCTCATAAAAACTCCGCATCCGGTGCGGCAAATACGAATGGATATCTCTACCAGATGTTCAATTCATTCGATCCTAGATCTCTTTTGCAGAATTTAGGAAATAATATTATTCCTCCTCTTTTTACGAATTTAGAAACGAGTAGGCTTGCACTTGTAAATGCAACAAATGATCTTTGTGTCACTGATTCTTTAGCTGCTGCGCAGGCGGCATGGATCGCGCATAAATCCGATCTGAAAAAAGTAGAACCTTTTCGTTTCGGATCTACTCTTGCTTACTTTTCTAGAATGGATCCCTTCCTGATCAATTATCTAACCGTGTCTCCACCTAGCACAACGGAAGGGTTGGATGTTTTGGATTCATTTACCGTCGGTGATCTTTCCGATGCACAACAAGCTATAGGCCAAATGAAAAATATGGAGAAGGGGATCAGTGCAATAGAGTATCTTCTTTTCAGTAGACCTGGAGTGAATAGAGGGACTGCTCCAAGTTGTTCCGATTTTCCGTCCGCTCCGGACGGGAAGGCCGCTCTTTTGAGAGCATTAGTTTTAGAATATAGTGGGCATGTGCAGAATGTTACGACTGCCTGGGACGTGAGCGGAACAAATCCTTTAGGCACACAGCTCGCAACTGCCGGGAACGGAACTTCTGCTACTTTTCCAAGTTCGGATGCCGCGTTAGACGCTGTTTTTGCGGGAGCTGTCCAACTTTTAACGATCATGAAAGATGGAAAACTGGAAATTCCTGCGGGGCTTTCCGGAGGAGGGAACGGTTCTTCTCCCAAGTCGGACCGTGCAGAGTCCAGATTTTCAGGACAATCTTTCCAGAACTTAATAGATAATTTTACTATTTTTAAAGCGATCTATACAGGGAACGGAACCGGTACAGGGCTTTCCGATTATGTAAAATTCTATAGTCCTGAATTAGACGAAGAAATTAAAGGTGAGATGGCAGAACTAGAAGAACATCTAGGAGATATAACTCCTTCTCTTTCGCCTTCCGATCCTTCCACTGCTTGGGGAAGTTCCAATGCTGCGAATTTTACCGCGATCAAGTCGAGCATTGAAGAGTTAGGTGAATTATTGACAATTTTGAATACCGAGTTAGCCGCTCTTACCGGCTCAAGTCCGATTTCAGGTGGACCAGGAGGGGACGGAGATTGA
- a CDS encoding TonB-dependent receptor family protein gives MFRKRFRSSLILSIFIFSNSFLFSQPNGNAGTNGTSSQAEQEDPSKKEESKQEESIAEKKRRFLESGQINVIGAKDDDIKKIPGSANVIGKKVLKETNPIDSMEALRRVPGATIRYQDAVGLTPNIAFRGVSNEESRKTLILEDGVFTSLSPYGQPESYFVPHIDRMERVEVVKGSGSILFGPTTLGGIVNYVTRKPPEKPTFSAKVIGGTNGYASSLLQYGGTNQTTNTGYDISYMRNQGNGFRDYQGFRVNDLNLKLIQKLGEKDSVFLKYQSYQQEAQSTYLGLTQGLYWRNPRINPARYDQKSIERQAAVIGHDHTFNENWKMITRAYWTNVGFLFRQESYSHNNMTEFGFPARPPENAVGVYAPDIIGNQPGDVIYMLNSTPNRHSFFKTGGLETKVEGKFNTFGLDHEIAFGARMHYESVNAANNVFPYPTLTKGLTTQQQNRNARAYALYVQDSIKVTDKFKVIPGVRYEHIFQGVYTHRRLATADDVTKGYANTVGQSILVNDANETYTKVVLPGIGLTFDITEKFIWFAGAHTAFSPPTFSTVQNPALGLGYKLSAERSNNYETGFRGNITRYFYTQISTYALYFSNQIVNTNEAGSGLGAVPINAGRSVNRGVESNFVFDFGKFAESRWEIPLEFTYSYTKAISTTYVPVGTIQNADGTVSVTNQPLYAINSTGNLIKVNTNGNYLPYVPMNVFIGAIGVKSPSGFYARVEYQYFDKQYSDLQNTKNQSTDGSQGVVPAYGIWNADFGYEAPGGRWSIFVNGKNLEDRVYISGRLPVGIQQGPYRQINIGATLKLD, from the coding sequence ATGTTCCGAAAACGATTCCGTTCTTCTCTTATTTTAAGTATTTTCATTTTTTCTAATTCTTTTCTTTTCTCCCAGCCTAACGGAAATGCAGGGACGAACGGGACTTCTTCACAAGCTGAGCAAGAAGATCCTTCTAAAAAAGAAGAGTCCAAACAAGAGGAATCGATCGCAGAAAAGAAAAGAAGATTTTTAGAAAGCGGTCAGATCAACGTGATCGGCGCTAAAGATGATGATATCAAAAAGATCCCCGGCTCTGCGAATGTGATCGGTAAAAAGGTCTTAAAAGAAACAAATCCTATCGATTCCATGGAAGCTTTGCGAAGAGTTCCTGGTGCTACGATCCGTTATCAAGATGCAGTGGGTCTTACTCCGAATATCGCATTCAGAGGTGTGAGTAATGAAGAATCCAGAAAAACTTTGATCTTAGAAGACGGAGTTTTCACTTCTTTGAGCCCTTACGGACAACCCGAAAGTTATTTTGTGCCTCATATTGATCGGATGGAAAGGGTAGAAGTTGTAAAAGGTTCCGGCTCCATTCTTTTTGGACCAACAACTCTAGGCGGTATTGTCAACTATGTGACCCGTAAACCTCCCGAAAAACCTACTTTTAGTGCAAAGGTGATCGGAGGAACGAACGGTTATGCTTCCAGTCTTTTGCAATACGGTGGAACTAACCAAACTACGAATACTGGTTATGATATTTCTTATATGCGTAACCAAGGAAACGGTTTTAGAGATTACCAAGGTTTTAGAGTAAACGATCTGAACCTGAAGTTGATCCAGAAATTGGGAGAGAAGGATTCTGTTTTTCTAAAATACCAATCCTACCAGCAAGAGGCGCAGTCAACGTATTTGGGACTGACCCAAGGTTTGTATTGGAGAAATCCCCGGATCAATCCTGCTAGATACGACCAAAAGTCGATCGAGAGACAAGCTGCAGTTATAGGTCACGATCATACTTTTAATGAAAATTGGAAGATGATCACAAGAGCATACTGGACCAATGTAGGCTTCCTATTTCGTCAGGAATCTTATTCTCATAATAATATGACCGAATTCGGTTTTCCCGCAAGACCTCCTGAAAATGCAGTCGGCGTCTATGCTCCGGATATTATAGGAAACCAGCCTGGAGATGTGATTTACATGTTAAATTCCACTCCAAACAGACATTCTTTCTTTAAGACCGGCGGTTTGGAAACTAAGGTAGAAGGTAAATTTAATACATTCGGTTTGGATCATGAGATCGCTTTTGGGGCGAGAATGCATTATGAATCCGTAAATGCTGCGAATAATGTATTTCCTTATCCGACTCTTACAAAAGGACTTACCACACAGCAGCAGAATCGTAACGCTAGAGCTTATGCCTTGTACGTCCAAGATTCAATTAAGGTTACCGACAAGTTTAAGGTGATCCCTGGAGTTCGTTACGAACATATCTTCCAAGGAGTATATACTCATAGAAGGCTTGCGACAGCGGATGACGTGACCAAGGGATATGCGAATACAGTCGGTCAATCCATCTTAGTAAATGATGCAAACGAGACTTATACAAAAGTAGTTCTGCCGGGAATCGGTCTTACATTTGATATTACGGAGAAGTTTATCTGGTTCGCGGGAGCTCACACCGCATTCTCTCCTCCTACATTCTCTACCGTTCAAAATCCTGCATTGGGTTTAGGTTATAAACTCAGCGCGGAAAGATCAAATAACTACGAGACAGGATTTAGAGGAAATATCACTCGCTACTTCTATACTCAGATCAGTACATACGCATTATATTTTTCGAATCAGATCGTGAACACGAACGAAGCAGGCTCCGGACTAGGAGCAGTTCCGATCAATGCAGGAAGATCCGTTAACAGGGGTGTGGAAAGTAATTTCGTTTTCGATTTCGGAAAATTTGCAGAGTCCAGATGGGAGATCCCTCTGGAATTTACTTATTCTTATACAAAGGCAATCTCTACTACTTACGTTCCAGTGGGCACGATACAAAATGCAGACGGTACAGTGAGTGTCACGAACCAACCTTTGTATGCGATCAACTCCACAGGGAATCTGATCAAGGTAAACACAAACGGAAATTATCTGCCTTACGTTCCTATGAATGTTTTTATTGGTGCGATCGGAGTGAAAAGCCCATCAGGATTCTATGCGAGAGTAGAATATCAGTATTTTGACAAACAATATTCCGATCTGCAGAATACCAAAAACCAAAGTACCGATGGAAGCCAAGGTGTGGTTCCCGCTTACGGAATTTGGAATGCCGACTTCGGATACGAGGCTCCCGGAGGAAGATGGTCTATTTTCGTGAATGGAAAAAATTTAGAAGATAGAGTCTATATTTCCGGAAGACTTCCTGTGGGGATCCAACAAGGACCGTACAGACAAATCAATATCGGAGCTACTTTAAAGCTGGATTAA
- a CDS encoding circularly permuted type 2 ATP-grasp protein, translating to MNQRTSQAANLLSGYKPASGVYDELCLPDGKSRDKYEFLLRTLNHLGGAELRRRKEDSLRILKESGVTYNVYGDERERVWGLDLFPLLMDSKEWDGIERGLAQRSELLNEILKDVYGPKRSLYEKKIPHEVLFQSGGFLRACAPVYDFTNFRLAFLATDISRDGQGNFYVIGDRVQAPSGSGYALENRIVLSRIFPSLYRDSQVHRVALYFRALRKTLNSFSSNRDREPLTILLTPGPGNETYFEHAYLAGYLGYILAQAEDLTVRDNKVFLKTIEGLQQVDVIFRRVDDWYMDPLELKGDSLLGVPGILGAVRAGNVTVANPIGSGFLENRAIHAYLPNLCKFYLGEDLILPNVPTLWMGDENSRKEVFSNPHKYAIKPAIRSPLDPSVFLSTLKDKEMFELRTKVETRPERYVAQEILAGSTCPIFSGDSEELLIGKSVLRTFTCLSENGYTCMPGGLVRVSPKADELIITNQRGAISKDLWILASEEKKEFSLLPGQIGRIPIKRKGSGIPSRVADNMFWMGRYAERAENMSRLLRETVHKILEAEESYEKDQFSMLLGILDQLSGYSLGFFETNGLDSLDSIREKIFQLATSPYSSGSIRHDLNFFVGTTKAVRDRISDDTRYLISRLESEAPRNSSYDEVLEYLQKLVNLFASLSGLANESMSRETGYFFLDMGKRLERSQFLTKLILATMERASLYNKSMFESLLNVNDIRITYRRRYKYRIEAESVVDILIFDESNPRSLAFQLERLRENTLFSFTGKDEEISEEIQRLRDVLVRFGEEDAKRIFEYADPAGGLRRWLEDILAQLKSVSDAVATKYFRYVENQVRLGGPYG from the coding sequence ATGAATCAGAGAACTTCCCAGGCCGCCAATCTACTCTCTGGATATAAACCCGCCTCGGGAGTCTATGACGAGCTATGCCTCCCCGACGGAAAATCCAGGGATAAATACGAATTTTTACTTCGCACTTTAAATCATCTAGGCGGAGCAGAATTAAGAAGACGCAAAGAAGATAGTCTCCGTATCCTAAAGGAAAGCGGAGTGACGTATAATGTCTATGGAGATGAAAGAGAAAGGGTCTGGGGACTGGATCTATTTCCTCTTCTCATGGACAGCAAAGAATGGGACGGGATCGAGAGAGGTCTTGCCCAAAGATCCGAACTACTTAACGAAATTCTAAAAGATGTTTACGGTCCTAAAAGATCCTTATACGAAAAAAAAATCCCTCACGAAGTCCTATTCCAGTCAGGCGGATTTTTAAGAGCCTGTGCTCCTGTTTATGATTTTACAAATTTCCGTTTAGCATTCTTAGCCACGGATATCAGTAGGGACGGGCAAGGGAATTTTTATGTGATAGGAGATAGAGTCCAGGCTCCCTCCGGTTCAGGATACGCTTTAGAAAATCGTATCGTTCTTTCTCGTATTTTTCCTTCTCTCTATCGCGATTCTCAAGTGCATAGAGTTGCTTTATATTTCAGAGCATTAAGAAAAACGTTAAATTCATTTTCTTCTAATAGAGATAGGGAACCTCTCACAATTCTTCTTACCCCCGGGCCGGGAAATGAAACCTATTTCGAGCATGCGTATCTTGCCGGTTACCTAGGATATATTTTGGCCCAAGCAGAGGACCTGACTGTTAGGGACAATAAGGTCTTTCTAAAAACGATCGAAGGTCTACAACAAGTGGATGTAATCTTTCGTCGGGTGGACGATTGGTACATGGATCCTCTCGAGTTAAAGGGAGATTCTCTTTTGGGAGTTCCGGGTATCTTGGGTGCTGTGAGGGCGGGAAATGTCACTGTGGCAAATCCAATCGGTTCCGGATTTTTGGAGAATCGAGCGATCCACGCTTATCTTCCTAACCTATGTAAGTTTTATTTGGGTGAGGACCTGATCCTTCCGAATGTTCCTACTCTCTGGATGGGGGACGAAAATTCCCGGAAAGAAGTATTTTCCAATCCTCATAAGTATGCGATCAAACCCGCTATTCGTTCTCCTTTGGATCCTTCTGTTTTCCTTTCTACTTTAAAAGATAAGGAAATGTTCGAACTGAGAACCAAGGTAGAAACAAGGCCGGAACGTTATGTGGCACAAGAAATACTGGCCGGTTCCACCTGTCCTATTTTTTCAGGAGATTCGGAAGAACTTCTGATCGGTAAGTCTGTTTTAAGGACTTTTACCTGTCTTTCTGAGAACGGGTATACATGTATGCCTGGTGGACTCGTGAGGGTTTCTCCTAAAGCGGACGAACTGATTATCACGAACCAAAGAGGAGCTATTTCCAAAGATCTTTGGATCTTAGCTTCGGAAGAGAAGAAGGAGTTCAGTCTTCTTCCAGGACAGATCGGAAGGATACCGATCAAAAGAAAGGGCTCCGGAATTCCAAGTAGGGTCGCGGACAATATGTTCTGGATGGGACGTTATGCGGAACGTGCCGAGAATATGTCCAGACTTCTCAGAGAAACTGTTCACAAGATCTTGGAAGCGGAAGAGTCCTATGAGAAGGACCAATTCTCTATGCTACTCGGTATCTTGGACCAACTCTCAGGATACAGCCTTGGGTTTTTCGAAACAAACGGATTGGATTCTTTGGATTCCATCCGAGAGAAGATATTCCAATTGGCGACTTCCCCATATTCTTCCGGAAGTATCCGCCACGATCTGAACTTTTTTGTGGGAACTACAAAGGCGGTTCGGGACAGGATTTCCGACGATACACGTTATTTGATTTCCAGGTTAGAATCCGAGGCTCCGAGAAATTCCAGTTACGACGAAGTGTTGGAATACCTACAAAAACTTGTGAACCTGTTTGCGTCTCTCTCCGGACTTGCAAATGAAAGTATGAGCCGTGAGACCGGATACTTCTTCTTGGATATGGGAAAAAGATTAGAGAGGTCTCAGTTCTTAACCAAGCTGATACTCGCTACGATGGAAAGAGCTTCTTTATATAATAAAAGTATGTTCGAAAGTCTTTTGAATGTGAACGATATACGTATCACTTACAGAAGACGTTATAAGTATAGAATAGAAGCTGAATCAGTCGTGGACATTCTGATCTTCGACGAAAGTAATCCTCGCTCGCTTGCTTTCCAATTGGAGAGATTAAGAGAGAATACATTGTTCTCATTCACCGGAAAGGACGAAGAAATTTCGGAAGAGATCCAAAGGCTTAGAGATGTTTTAGTCCGATTCGGTGAAGAAGATGCAAAACGTATTTTCGAATATGCGGATCCTGCTGGAGGACTCCGCAGATGGTTAGAAGATATTCTGGCCCAATTAAAATCCGTCTCCGATGCGGTCGCCACTAAATACTTCCGCTATGTGGAAAACCAAGTCAGATTGGGAGGACCTTATGGCTGA
- a CDS encoding transglutaminase family protein translates to MAEYSVRHLTHYTYEKEVSHCLNLAHLCPTSNERQICREFRIEIFPKPKYTEFRTDYFGNTVYSFAVETPHNVLSVTAEAKVFTSEPEKKKDQISISASEILQKLKTVTEKEAMEAMEFVGDSSFVSRSVSYKNFLEKYLPMDLPYQDAVLEYVKRFREDFKFKAGSTHIYTPLDEVLEKKEGVCQDFTHLSLAAFRSMGLPCKYVSGYIETYPPPGKPKLRGSDATHAWISVYSPGQGWFDFDPTNGKAITDEYIHTSVGRDFSDVSPLKGILFGGGKHKLKVEVDVSQLGDHNGIGNHI, encoded by the coding sequence ATGGCTGAGTATTCCGTTCGACACTTGACTCATTATACTTATGAGAAGGAAGTTTCTCACTGTTTGAATCTGGCGCATCTTTGTCCTACATCTAACGAAAGACAGATTTGCAGGGAGTTTAGGATAGAAATATTTCCTAAACCTAAATATACCGAATTCAGAACGGATTATTTCGGAAATACCGTATATTCTTTCGCAGTAGAAACTCCTCATAACGTTCTGTCAGTGACTGCGGAGGCAAAAGTTTTCACTTCAGAACCGGAGAAGAAAAAAGACCAAATTTCGATCTCAGCATCTGAAATATTACAAAAATTGAAAACAGTTACTGAAAAGGAAGCTATGGAGGCCATGGAATTCGTAGGAGATTCGTCCTTTGTAAGCCGTTCCGTTTCTTATAAGAATTTTTTAGAAAAATATCTACCTATGGATCTTCCCTATCAGGACGCCGTCTTGGAATATGTAAAAAGATTCCGAGAAGACTTTAAGTTCAAGGCGGGAAGTACGCATATTTACACTCCTCTGGACGAGGTTTTGGAAAAAAAAGAAGGAGTCTGTCAGGACTTCACTCATCTTTCCTTGGCAGCGTTTCGTTCTATGGGACTACCTTGTAAATATGTTTCCGGTTATATTGAAACCTATCCTCCTCCAGGAAAGCCTAAGTTGAGAGGAAGTGACGCAACTCATGCGTGGATCTCAGTGTATTCTCCGGGCCAAGGTTGGTTCGATTTTGATCCTACAAACGGAAAGGCGATCACAGACGAATATATCCATACTTCTGTAGGCCGGGATTTTTCGGATGTTTCTCCTTTGAAAGGGATCTTATTCGGAGGCGGGAAACATAAATTGAAGGTGGAAGTGGATGTTTCTCAGTTAGGAGATCATAACGGGATCGGAAATCATATCTGA